A region of Nostoc sp. 'Peltigera membranacea cyanobiont' N6 DNA encodes the following proteins:
- a CDS encoding glycosyltransferase family 9 protein: MRVVALVPGGIGDQILFFPTLDDLKRNYPNAQIDVVVEPRSKAAYRVSKSVHEVLNFDFHDRNSLADWGNLVGTIRDREYDVVIAVKQIWLLGLLLWLTGIPIRIGYKGKGSVFLTHAVPFKPSQYAAAVYHDLLQPLEINSPVPELAVNVPKPDIEWAQKEQKRLGVHETGYILIHGGSGHLSQAKELDKIYPVESWHQIIQGFQDKQPDLPVVVIKGTDDEQFVRSLLGSSPNIKVTAPDDIGKLTAIIAGANLMLSTDSPALQLSVAVQTYTIALFGPTDANKLLPKNDKFLAIASPTGKTADISPNAVLEKIWGG; this comes from the coding sequence ATGCGAGTAGTAGCCCTTGTACCTGGCGGAATTGGCGACCAAATTCTCTTCTTTCCGACTCTAGATGACCTGAAGCGCAATTACCCTAACGCTCAGATAGATGTCGTTGTTGAACCCCGGTCAAAGGCTGCCTACCGAGTGAGCAAGTCAGTTCACGAGGTGCTGAACTTTGATTTTCACGACCGTAATAGTCTGGCAGATTGGGGTAACTTGGTGGGGACAATTCGCGATCGCGAATACGATGTTGTCATTGCTGTGAAGCAAATTTGGTTGCTAGGTCTTTTACTTTGGTTGACAGGAATTCCCATACGTATTGGCTACAAAGGCAAGGGTTCGGTTTTTCTGACCCACGCTGTGCCATTTAAACCATCCCAGTATGCGGCGGCAGTATATCACGATTTGCTGCAACCATTGGAAATAAATAGTCCTGTCCCAGAGTTAGCAGTAAATGTGCCAAAACCAGATATTGAGTGGGCACAAAAGGAACAGAAACGCTTAGGCGTACATGAAACAGGTTATATCCTGATTCATGGCGGTTCTGGTCATTTATCCCAGGCTAAAGAACTGGATAAAATCTACCCTGTGGAAAGTTGGCATCAAATTATTCAAGGCTTCCAAGACAAGCAGCCGGATCTGCCTGTGGTGGTGATTAAGGGGACTGACGACGAGCAGTTTGTGCGATCGCTTTTGGGGTCTTCTCCAAATATCAAGGTGACTGCCCCAGATGATATTGGCAAGTTAACTGCTATAATCGCCGGAGCAAATTTGATGTTGTCTACTGATAGTCCGGCACTACAACTGAGTGTTGCAGTTCAAACCTATACCATCGCCCTATTTGGGCCCACCGATGCAAATAAGTTGTTGCCGAAAAACGATAAATTCCTGGCTATTGCATCCCCCACGGGAAAAACTGCGGATATCTCACCAAACGCAGTTTTAGAGAAAATCTGGGGTGGCTAA
- a CDS encoding LysM peptidoglycan-binding domain-containing M23 family metallopeptidase: MTLPFRQLFLCSLVSALGLVSILPNLNSANAAVGGCPIPALSRFQRHKVVRGETLESIAQRYNLIPTTIIGMNPALQNGAIAAVGSVLQIPPYNGIVVEVPRGETWRQVAAQYKVRADSLFEVNGCQQNPRIVFVPGVNWSPNGVITKAPLLNDASTPNRASLSGYPLAQVATLGLAYGWQINPATGEVFFHSGVDLLAPVGSNVLAIAPGTVAFANDQGSYGKLVIINHSGGLQSRYAQLDSIKVTVGQQIKKGDLLGTVGTSGKPSSTQPHLHFEVRSSSSLGWVAEDPKGYLKK; the protein is encoded by the coding sequence ATGACTTTACCCTTTCGTCAACTTTTTCTCTGTAGCTTAGTTAGCGCCTTGGGCCTAGTAAGCATACTGCCAAACTTGAACAGTGCTAATGCTGCTGTAGGTGGTTGCCCGATTCCAGCCCTATCTCGCTTCCAACGCCATAAAGTTGTCCGTGGCGAAACTTTGGAGAGTATAGCGCAGCGCTACAATCTCATTCCTACAACTATTATTGGCATGAATCCAGCTTTGCAGAACGGTGCAATCGCAGCCGTTGGTAGTGTGCTTCAAATTCCTCCCTACAATGGGATTGTAGTTGAAGTACCTCGTGGTGAAACTTGGCGACAAGTGGCAGCACAATACAAAGTTCGTGCTGATAGCCTTTTTGAGGTGAATGGCTGCCAACAAAACCCCAGAATTGTGTTTGTTCCGGGGGTAAATTGGTCGCCCAATGGTGTTATAACTAAAGCCCCTTTACTCAATGATGCCAGTACGCCAAACCGTGCATCTCTGTCTGGATATCCTTTAGCACAAGTAGCAACTCTGGGATTAGCTTACGGGTGGCAAATTAATCCTGCGACAGGTGAAGTTTTCTTCCATAGCGGTGTTGACTTATTAGCACCAGTTGGTAGCAATGTGTTAGCGATCGCGCCTGGAACTGTAGCCTTTGCTAATGACCAAGGCTCTTATGGTAAGTTAGTCATCATTAACCACAGTGGCGGACTTCAAAGCCGCTACGCCCAGCTTGACAGCATCAAAGTTACTGTCGGTCAGCAAATAAAAAAAGGAGACTTACTAGGAACAGTAGGTACCAGTGGAAAACCAAGTTCCACTCAACCGCATCTCCATTTTGAAGTGCGTTCTAGCTCATCTCTAGGTTGGGTAGCAGAAGATCCAAAGGGTTATTTGAAGAAATGA
- a CDS encoding DUF1877 family protein, producing the protein MGIVGELKQISPVMLDKFKINSSFLDIFFSAKYLAESPFWEEAIYISGNSRLNIQQQSEDKFKEFKWTDNQQRKNTRAEFLKEWQISELSLGKSWHELHFLLTGYTHTDKLSFLVSKNSSNNLPKISLNNWSFFKIFNPILGNKKYIEQYISPTLDIDNLPLVNAILGGTEIGNKEGYGKHRYLIPDEVRQVAEALSELSENGFITRYKREEVKEEQVGIIDWSEPETVEWLTEYYKGITAYYIAANNLGNAMLLYLT; encoded by the coding sequence ATGGGTATTGTAGGTGAACTTAAGCAAATATCACCTGTAATGTTAGATAAATTTAAAATAAATTCATCTTTCTTGGATATATTTTTTAGTGCTAAATATTTGGCTGAGTCTCCTTTTTGGGAAGAAGCTATTTATATATCAGGTAATTCAAGGCTTAATATCCAGCAACAGTCAGAGGATAAATTTAAAGAATTTAAGTGGACAGATAATCAGCAAAGAAAAAACACAAGAGCAGAATTTTTGAAGGAGTGGCAAATTTCAGAATTATCTTTAGGTAAATCGTGGCACGAACTGCATTTTTTACTTACTGGATACACTCATACAGATAAATTGTCTTTTTTAGTAAGTAAAAACTCCTCAAACAACTTACCCAAAATTTCCTTGAATAATTGGAGTTTTTTTAAAATTTTTAATCCAATTCTAGGGAATAAAAAGTATATAGAACAATATATTAGTCCTACGCTAGATATAGATAATTTACCTTTAGTAAATGCCATCCTGGGTGGTACAGAAATAGGAAACAAAGAGGGTTATGGCAAACATAGATATTTAATACCCGATGAAGTGAGGCAAGTAGCAGAAGCTTTATCAGAACTCTCAGAAAATGGCTTTATAACAAGGTATAAACGAGAAGAAGTTAAAGAAGAACAAGTGGGGATTATAGATTGGTCAGAACCAGAGACAGTAGAGTGGTTAACTGAATACTACAAGGGAATAACAGCTTACTACATAGCAGCAAATAATTTGGGAAATGCTATGTTACTTTATTTAACTTAG
- a CDS encoding SMI1/KNR4 family protein, with the protein MQEIWTRIEFWLKANAPQVLDTLNPGASESQIKAVEDALLIQFPNDVKSSYRIHNGQSGYDYGLINGREFLSLERIQDEWQVWKELLDGGNFDGCESQPEPGIGIGTDWWSPLWIPLTYDGAGNHDCLDLAPAKGGKVGQIIQMWHDDGKRKLVASSFHNWLEEYSTSGYYAIQFFSLPSPIKAFRFEDVPHSCRKCCMPLV; encoded by the coding sequence ATGCAGGAAATTTGGACAAGAATAGAATTCTGGCTCAAAGCTAATGCTCCACAAGTTCTTGATACATTGAACCCTGGAGCATCAGAAAGTCAGATAAAGGCAGTAGAAGACGCTCTGCTGATACAGTTTCCTAATGATGTCAAGAGTTCTTACCGTATCCATAATGGACAATCAGGCTACGATTATGGGCTGATTAATGGACGAGAATTTCTATCTCTTGAACGTATTCAAGATGAATGGCAAGTTTGGAAGGAACTTCTAGATGGAGGTAATTTCGATGGTTGTGAAAGTCAGCCAGAACCAGGAATAGGAATTGGTACAGATTGGTGGAGTCCGTTATGGATACCACTAACCTATGACGGTGCTGGCAATCACGATTGTCTAGACTTAGCTCCTGCTAAAGGTGGCAAAGTTGGACAAATTATTCAGATGTGGCACGATGACGGCAAGAGAAAACTCGTCGCTTCAAGTTTTCACAACTGGCTAGAGGAATACAGCACTTCCGGCTATTATGCAATACAGTTTTTCTCCTTGCCCTCTCCTATCAAAGCTTTCAGATTTGAGGATGTACCTCATAGCTGCCGTAAGTGCTGTATGCCACTGGTTTAG
- a CDS encoding isochorismatase, which produces MNTQITPQLPIPPHFNPEEVGKVWRVPYQERAAEAEIWAKQHDIKPASLDKTSICLLLIDVQNTFCIPGFELFVGGKSGNAAVDDNVRLCEFIYRNLGVITKIVPTLDTHTATQIFHPIFWVNAAGEHPTPAATSITPADIEQGIWKVNPAVANSVTNGDYELLEKHAYHYLKKLSQDGKYPLTVWPYHSMLGGIGHALVPSVEEAIFFHGIARQSQTQFEIKGENPLTENYSILRPEVLEDFEQRPLAQKNTRLIKQLLEYDAVIIGGQAKSHCVAWTIDDLLTEIKQVDTTLAQKIYLLEDSTSPVVVPGVVDYTEQAEAAFKRFAEAGMHIVKSSENIAFFF; this is translated from the coding sequence ATGAACACCCAAATAACACCCCAATTACCAATTCCCCCACACTTTAACCCTGAAGAAGTGGGCAAAGTCTGGCGCGTACCTTACCAAGAACGTGCCGCCGAAGCTGAAATCTGGGCAAAACAACACGACATCAAACCTGCATCTTTAGATAAAACCAGCATTTGCTTACTATTAATTGATGTCCAGAACACATTCTGCATCCCCGGATTTGAATTATTTGTAGGTGGAAAATCCGGTAATGCGGCGGTGGATGATAACGTCAGGTTATGTGAGTTTATTTATCGTAACTTGGGAGTAATTACAAAAATTGTACCTACTCTAGATACCCACACAGCAACGCAAATTTTCCATCCGATCTTTTGGGTGAACGCTGCGGGAGAACATCCCACTCCAGCCGCGACTAGCATTACCCCAGCAGATATTGAACAAGGTATTTGGAAAGTTAACCCAGCAGTTGCTAACAGTGTTACTAATGGGGATTATGAATTATTAGAAAAACACGCTTACCATTACCTTAAAAAACTTAGTCAAGATGGGAAATATCCCCTCACTGTTTGGCCTTATCATTCTATGTTGGGTGGTATTGGTCATGCTTTAGTTCCATCGGTAGAAGAAGCGATATTTTTCCACGGCATTGCGCGTCAGAGTCAAACGCAATTTGAAATCAAAGGTGAAAATCCTTTAACCGAAAACTACTCCATCTTACGTCCAGAGGTGTTAGAAGATTTTGAACAACGTCCACTTGCTCAAAAGAACACGCGCCTGATTAAACAACTTTTAGAATATGATGCAGTAATTATTGGCGGTCAAGCTAAAAGTCATTGCGTTGCTTGGACAATTGACGATTTATTAACAGAAATTAAACAGGTAGATACCACCCTTGCTCAAAAAATCTATCTGTTAGAAGATTCCACTTCCCCCGTTGTTGTCCCTGGTGTTGTGGACTACACAGAACAGGCAGAAGCAGCATTTAAAAGGTTTGCAGAGGCAGGAATGCACATCGTTAAATCTAGCGAAAATATAGCATTCTTTTTTTAA
- a CDS encoding Uma2 family endonuclease, which produces MHFADDNIAKPNTMTQTLLIEVADTTLDTDRKQKAPLYTSAGIADYWILDVNQRQVFVFREPVLEGYNQQFILQENATLSLIAFPEIEIHISQMFP; this is translated from the coding sequence TTGCACTTTGCAGATGATAATATCGCCAAACCAAATACAATGACACAAACTTTACTCATTGAGGTAGCAGATACAACACTAGACACGGATCGCAAACAGAAAGCACCTTTATATACTAGTGCGGGAATTGCTGACTACTGGATTTTGGATGTGAATCAGCGTCAGGTTTTTGTTTTCCGCGAACCAGTTTTGGAAGGCTACAATCAACAATTTATTTTGCAGGAGAATGCAACGTTATCCCTGATTGCATTTCCAGAAATTGAAATCCATATTAGTCAAATGTTTCCATAA
- a CDS encoding M48 family metallopeptidase — MPTYTGISSEAFRHPLDRQAEQALRNLPGFDLIARKFVEFIYERPQLVYLMGNTIQVGPRQYSTIYQMFRECVRDLDIYPEPALFVSQDPQANSYALGQENPYIVINTGILDLLDEAEIRAVLAHELGHIKCGHTILIQMAMWAMSAASALGELTFGLGNLVTQGLIYAFFEWRRKAELSSDRAALLVMDDLNPVMSTMMKLSGGSKKYANECSLQEFIKQSENYQALDEDGLNQIYKFLLYNGAQGTMLTHPFPVERLHYLRAWAVSEEYQQIRRGNYQRSPASGSVNVAAESSANETDNLRRQIEELQREINRMRRPDNNS, encoded by the coding sequence ATGCCAACTTACACAGGAATTTCCAGCGAAGCCTTCAGGCATCCACTAGATCGTCAAGCCGAGCAAGCTTTACGAAATTTACCGGGATTTGATTTAATCGCTCGTAAATTTGTGGAATTTATCTACGAACGCCCTCAATTAGTCTATCTAATGGGTAACACCATCCAAGTCGGGCCGCGCCAGTATTCCACTATTTACCAGATGTTTCGGGAATGCGTCCGAGATTTGGACATTTACCCAGAACCTGCACTGTTTGTCTCGCAAGATCCCCAAGCAAATAGCTATGCCTTGGGGCAAGAGAATCCTTACATAGTAATAAATACAGGGATACTAGACTTGCTAGACGAAGCTGAGATTCGGGCGGTGCTAGCCCATGAACTGGGGCATATTAAATGTGGTCATACTATTTTAATTCAAATGGCGATGTGGGCGATGAGTGCTGCTTCCGCCTTGGGAGAATTGACCTTCGGACTCGGTAATCTGGTAACACAAGGCTTGATTTATGCCTTTTTTGAGTGGCGGCGGAAAGCCGAGTTATCGTCAGATCGTGCTGCCCTACTGGTGATGGATGACTTGAATCCTGTGATGTCAACGATGATGAAACTCTCTGGCGGGAGTAAAAAATATGCCAATGAATGTAGTTTACAAGAGTTTATCAAGCAGTCAGAAAATTATCAGGCACTGGATGAAGATGGACTGAATCAGATATATAAATTCTTGCTTTACAATGGCGCTCAGGGTACGATGTTGACCCATCCTTTCCCGGTGGAACGCCTGCATTACTTACGGGCGTGGGCAGTATCCGAAGAATACCAGCAAATTCGCCGAGGAAATTATCAGCGATCGCCTGCTTCCGGCTCAGTAAATGTTGCAGCAGAATCTTCTGCAAATGAAACAGATAATTTGCGCCGTCAAATTGAGGAATTACAACGGGAAATTAACAGAATGAGAAGACCTGATAATAATTCGTAA
- the lysS gene encoding lysine--tRNA ligase translates to MSEEDIRAARLEKVEQLKQLGTNPYAYRWESTHHAAQLQEQFADLASGEEVDLEVAIAGRIMARRVFGKLAFFTLQDETGTIQLYLDKNRIQESMADIDADAFNHLKQLTDAGDILGAKGTIKRTEKGELSVYVKQYTILTKSLLPLPDKWHGLTDVAKRYRQRYVDLIVNPEVRQTFRRRAQITAGIRRYLEQRDFLEIETPVLQSEAGGADARPFITHHNTLEMELYLRIATELHLKRLIVGGFEKVFELGRIFRNEGISTRHNPEFTTIEVYQAYADYNDMMALTEGIITTVAQDVLGTLQITYQGEPIDLTPPWRRVTMHDLVKEFTGLDFNSFQTLEEAKTASKNAGIPGVDEAKSIGKVLNLAFEEKVEANLIQPTFVIDYPVEISPLAKPHRSQPGLVERFELFIVGRETGNSFSELTDPIDQRERLEAQAERKAAGDLEAQGVDEDFLTALEYGMPPTGGLGIGIDRLVMLLTDSASIRDVIAFPLLKPEGSVIKQFTYEPKTQTLTIEFDSGSVYEYFKVSPSVKEDLDNAPSKGQYFNKFIKGKFKFEQLS, encoded by the coding sequence ATGTCGGAAGAAGATATCCGAGCCGCGAGGCTGGAGAAAGTAGAACAACTCAAGCAGCTAGGGACTAATCCCTACGCCTATCGTTGGGAATCTACCCATCATGCAGCGCAGTTGCAAGAACAATTTGCGGATTTAGCCAGTGGTGAAGAAGTTGATTTAGAAGTTGCGATCGCTGGGCGGATTATGGCGCGTCGCGTTTTCGGTAAACTGGCTTTCTTCACTTTGCAAGATGAAACTGGCACAATTCAGCTTTATTTAGATAAAAATCGCATCCAAGAAAGCATGGCAGATATTGATGCTGATGCCTTCAATCATTTAAAACAACTCACAGATGCAGGCGATATTCTGGGAGCCAAAGGTACTATTAAACGGACTGAAAAGGGCGAATTATCTGTCTACGTTAAACAATATACTATCCTGACTAAATCCCTGTTGCCCCTACCTGACAAGTGGCATGGATTAACGGATGTTGCGAAGCGCTACCGTCAGCGTTACGTTGACTTGATTGTTAACCCAGAAGTACGACAAACTTTCCGCCGTCGCGCTCAAATTACTGCTGGGATTCGTCGTTATTTGGAACAGCGAGATTTTCTCGAAATTGAAACGCCAGTTTTGCAAAGTGAAGCTGGGGGTGCAGATGCGCGTCCATTTATCACCCACCACAACACTTTAGAAATGGAATTGTATCTGCGAATTGCTACAGAACTCCATCTCAAGCGGTTGATTGTAGGTGGTTTTGAAAAAGTGTTTGAATTGGGACGGATTTTCCGTAATGAGGGAATTTCTACTCGACACAATCCCGAATTTACGACAATTGAAGTTTACCAAGCCTACGCCGATTACAACGATATGATGGCGCTGACTGAGGGAATTATTACCACTGTCGCCCAAGACGTACTCGGCACATTGCAAATTACCTACCAAGGGGAACCTATAGATTTAACTCCACCTTGGCGGCGGGTAACAATGCACGATTTAGTTAAAGAATTTACAGGCTTGGATTTCAATTCTTTCCAAACATTAGAAGAAGCAAAAACAGCAAGTAAAAATGCTGGTATTCCTGGTGTAGATGAAGCCAAATCAATTGGCAAGGTACTGAATTTAGCCTTTGAAGAAAAGGTAGAAGCTAATTTAATTCAACCTACCTTCGTAATTGATTATCCTGTAGAAATTTCGCCTCTAGCAAAACCCCACCGTTCTCAACCTGGTTTGGTGGAAAGATTTGAATTATTTATCGTCGGGCGAGAAACTGGGAACAGCTTCTCAGAACTTACAGATCCCATCGATCAAAGAGAACGCCTAGAAGCCCAGGCTGAAAGAAAAGCTGCTGGCGACTTAGAAGCCCAAGGTGTGGATGAAGACTTTTTGACAGCCCTTGAATATGGAATGCCGCCTACAGGTGGTTTAGGGATTGGGATCGATCGGTTAGTAATGTTGTTAACTGATTCTGCCAGTATTCGGGATGTAATTGCTTTCCCTCTACTCAAGCCTGAAGGCAGTGTTATTAAGCAATTTACCTATGAGCCAAAAACTCAAACACTGACTATTGAATTTGACAGTGGAAGTGTTTACGAGTATTTCAAAGTCTCTCCTAGTGTGAAAGAAGACTTAGATAATGCTCCGTCTAAAGGTCAGTACTTTAACAAGTTTATTAAAGGAAAATTTAAATTTGAACAATTGAGTTGA
- the scpB gene encoding SMC-Scp complex subunit ScpB — protein MITATATKIEAILYLKGKPLSLGEIAEYAACDRATVKEGIIELMDNYAHRDSALEVIETPDGYSLQLRSDFHDLVQTMIPVELGVGALRTLAAIALNSPILQSDLINLRGSGVYQHVPELVELGFIRKRRDSDSRSYSLQVTPKFHQYFQIEQLPQILSNSQKEEQLELELELELKAVGTGD, from the coding sequence ATGATTACAGCCACAGCGACGAAGATAGAAGCAATTCTCTATTTAAAGGGTAAACCCTTGTCGCTCGGCGAAATCGCCGAGTATGCCGCGTGCGATCGCGCCACTGTCAAAGAAGGCATAATTGAACTAATGGACAACTATGCCCACCGAGATAGCGCCCTAGAGGTAATAGAAACCCCAGATGGTTATAGTTTGCAACTAAGGTCTGACTTTCATGATTTAGTGCAAACGATGATACCAGTAGAGTTGGGTGTAGGTGCATTACGGACTTTAGCAGCGATCGCCCTCAATAGTCCCATACTCCAGAGCGACTTGATTAACTTGCGCGGTTCAGGAGTATATCAACACGTTCCAGAACTCGTAGAACTTGGTTTCATCCGCAAACGCCGAGACAGCGATTCTCGCTCCTACTCACTCCAAGTAACCCCAAAATTTCATCAATATTTCCAAATAGAACAACTCCCGCAAATACTTTCCAACAGCCAGAAGGAAGAACAACTAGAACTAGAACTAGAACTAGAACTAAAAGCAGTAGGGACTGGGGACTAG
- a CDS encoding HhoA/HhoB/HtrA family serine endopeptidase, with product MKLSLKQLGVYVFLLVFGCGAGLFGSRYLLLQNPSFQQLKNVTMASPPESVTPNPSNAQIGASGGDSNVNFIATAVQKVGPAVVRINATRKVANPISDALKSPLLRRFFGEDEQPIPEERIERGTGSGFILSEDGELLTNAHVVADTDTVQVTLKDGRSLEGKVVGVDSVTDVAVVKIKANNLPTVKLGNSQNLIPGEWAIAIGNPLGLDNTVTIGIVSATDRTSTQVGVPDKRVTFIQTDAAINPGNSGGPLLNAQGEVIGINTAIRADAQGLGFAIPIETAARIANELFTKGRVEHPFLGIEMADLSPIKKQQINQENQLNIQQDVGIVIKGVTGDSPAKRGGLLPGDVIQKVNGKAVKTSAQVQKLVESSKVGDILTIEVNRSGKIQTFKVQSGAYPERK from the coding sequence ATGAAGTTATCTTTAAAGCAACTGGGCGTTTATGTGTTCTTACTGGTGTTCGGCTGTGGTGCAGGTTTGTTTGGTAGTCGCTATCTCCTGCTACAAAATCCCTCTTTCCAACAGTTAAAAAATGTAACAATGGCTTCGCCTCCAGAATCCGTAACTCCGAATCCTTCTAATGCACAAATTGGGGCCAGTGGGGGCGATAGTAATGTGAATTTTATTGCGACGGCAGTGCAAAAAGTCGGCCCGGCTGTGGTGCGAATTAATGCCACTCGCAAAGTCGCCAATCCCATTTCTGACGCATTAAAAAGTCCCCTCTTGCGGCGGTTTTTTGGAGAGGATGAGCAACCAATTCCCGAAGAACGGATTGAGCGGGGTACGGGATCGGGATTTATTTTGAGTGAAGATGGAGAATTACTCACCAACGCTCATGTAGTAGCAGATACGGATACAGTACAAGTCACCCTCAAGGATGGTCGAAGTTTAGAGGGAAAGGTGGTAGGAGTTGATTCTGTAACAGATGTGGCAGTGGTGAAAATAAAAGCGAACAATTTACCGACTGTGAAACTGGGTAATTCGCAAAACTTAATACCAGGAGAATGGGCGATCGCAATTGGCAATCCTCTAGGTTTAGATAATACTGTCACTATTGGCATCGTCAGCGCTACCGATCGCACTAGCACTCAGGTTGGTGTCCCCGATAAGCGAGTCACCTTTATTCAAACTGATGCCGCAATTAACCCTGGTAATTCCGGTGGCCCCTTGTTAAACGCCCAAGGCGAAGTTATTGGTATTAATACTGCCATCCGCGCTGATGCTCAAGGACTCGGTTTCGCTATCCCTATTGAAACCGCCGCCCGCATTGCCAATGAACTTTTTACCAAAGGGCGTGTAGAACATCCCTTCTTGGGTATTGAAATGGCAGACCTTTCTCCCATCAAGAAACAGCAGATTAATCAAGAAAATCAACTTAACATTCAGCAGGATGTTGGGATTGTGATTAAAGGAGTCACAGGGGATTCTCCAGCCAAGCGTGGAGGATTGCTTCCTGGAGACGTGATTCAAAAAGTTAACGGTAAAGCAGTTAAAACCTCAGCCCAAGTTCAAAAGCTGGTAGAGTCCAGCAAAGTTGGTGACATTTTAACTATCGAAGTTAACCGTAGCGGGAAAATTCAAACCTTCAAAGTACAATCAGGAGCTTATCCTGAAAGGAAGTAG
- a CDS encoding DUF760 domain-containing protein, giving the protein MVFNPDFLNDNSEEHPNQLLSDHSEEYPNQLLKYLQHQSPDVLARIAQSASPEIKQIISQNVQGLVGMLPAENFNVQITTDRDNLAGLLASAMMTGYFLRQMEQRMQLEHLSNGQ; this is encoded by the coding sequence ATGGTGTTTAATCCTGACTTTTTAAATGACAACTCTGAGGAACACCCTAATCAACTTCTTTCCGACCACTCTGAAGAATACCCCAATCAGTTACTCAAATATCTACAACATCAGTCTCCTGATGTTTTAGCGAGGATTGCTCAATCCGCCAGCCCCGAAATTAAACAAATTATCTCGCAAAATGTCCAAGGGCTAGTGGGAATGCTCCCCGCAGAAAATTTCAACGTGCAAATCACAACAGATCGGGATAACTTAGCTGGGCTTCTAGCGTCGGCCATGATGACGGGGTATTTTTTGCGCCAAATGGAACAAAGAATGCAGTTAGAGCATTTGTCTAATGGTCAGTAG
- the ispD gene encoding 2-C-methyl-D-erythritol 4-phosphate cytidylyltransferase, with amino-acid sequence MYLLIPAAGIGKRMGSNRNKLLLKVRSQPIIAWTLLAAEAANTISWIGIISQPSDWPDFRAILTDLKLTKPVELIQGGSTRQESVYNGLQALPIAAEQVLIHDGARCLATPDLFNSCAEAIRHYPGLIAGVPVKDTIKVVDEQGIIQETPDRRNLWAAQTPQGFNVKLLKQCHAEGVRQGWEVTDDAALFEKCGIEVRIVEGEETNLKVTTPQDLAIAEFILTTRGA; translated from the coding sequence GTGTATTTACTAATTCCAGCTGCGGGAATCGGAAAAAGAATGGGTAGTAACCGCAATAAACTCTTGCTGAAAGTGCGATCGCAACCAATTATTGCCTGGACTCTCTTAGCCGCAGAAGCCGCCAATACAATCAGTTGGATCGGGATTATTTCTCAGCCTAGCGATTGGCCAGACTTCAGGGCAATTCTCACCGATTTGAAGCTGACTAAACCTGTGGAATTGATTCAAGGTGGCTCCACCCGTCAGGAATCTGTTTACAATGGCTTGCAGGCTTTGCCAATAGCCGCAGAACAAGTGTTGATTCATGATGGGGCCAGATGTCTCGCCACACCAGATTTATTTAACTCTTGTGCCGAGGCCATTCGCCACTATCCCGGTTTAATTGCTGGTGTACCCGTCAAAGACACGATCAAAGTTGTCGATGAACAAGGCATAATTCAAGAAACACCCGACAGACGAAATTTGTGGGCTGCACAAACTCCCCAAGGATTTAATGTCAAGTTGTTGAAACAGTGCCACGCTGAAGGTGTCCGGCAAGGTTGGGAAGTAACTGACGATGCCGCTTTATTTGAAAAGTGCGGTATTGAAGTGCGAATTGTCGAGGGAGAGGAGACAAATTTGAAGGTGACAACTCCCCAAGATTTAGCGATCGCAGAATTTATTCTTACAACTAGAGGTGCTTGA